GAGTTCACACGGCCTGCGCATCATCGACAAGGTCGGCATCGAGAACGTGCTCAAGGACCTGCGCGCCCGCGGTGAAAAGGTCTGAGCGAAGGAGATCCCCATGCGCGAAAAGGTCAAACTCGTTTCCTCCGCCGACACCGGTCACTACTACACCACGATGAAGAACAAACGCAACGACCCGGACAAGCTCGAGATGGTGAAATACGATCCCGTCGTCCGCAAGCGGGTCGCCTACAAGGAAGGTAAAATCAAATAACGCCGACGACACCCGGCAGGGACATTGTCTGAACAGCCCGCGCCTGCGGGCTTTTTTATTCTTACCCAAGATTCTGAATAAGTCCCTCCTGGACTTCTCAGATGACGGGAAATGAAAAACGTGGTTTTCATTTCCCTTCATTTTCAGTGGCGTAGCCGCTGAAAATGGCGGCACTTCCCTGTACCGCGGGAAACTATTTTTTCTTCCTTCTCTCCAACGGCTTGTGAAATAATACGCGCGCCTTTATGGACGACAT
The DNA window shown above is from Gammaproteobacteria bacterium and carries:
- the rpmG gene encoding 50S ribosomal protein L33, with the translated sequence MREKVKLVSSADTGHYYTTMKNKRNDPDKLEMVKYDPVVRKRVAYKEGKIK